GGTTAAAACCAAGTTGAGCTTCACGGATAGCACGATCGATATCGTTAATCGTAGAGGCGTCGTATGGCTGGATGAGGATCTGACGAGGTTCTGGCGTAGTGATCACAGCCAACTCGCGGAGCTTCATTTTGCTGCCATAGGCTTTCACTTCAACTACAACGCCATCAACGAGCGCAGGAGACGCCTTGCCGGTACGGACTGAGGCAAACTCTGAGCCCATGTACTCAACGGCTTGCTCCATGGACATCTCCAATTCTTCCAATACTTCTTGAGGTTCCATAATATATATCTGTTAGTTTAAACTTCGTCGCTATCTTTGCTTACAATCGTGCCGATGTCTTGACCGACAATCGCTTTGGTAATGTTGCCATGAACATTAAGATCAAAAACAATGATTGGAATATCATTATCCATGCAGAGCGTGAATGCTGTAGAGTCCATCACCTTGAGTTGCTCCACGATGCATGTCTGGAATGACACTTTGTTGAAACGCTTTGCCTCAGGATTCTTCTTGGGATCAGCATCGTAGACTCCATCGACCATAGTCGCCTTGAGGATAGCATCTGCCCCCATTTCACTAGCTCGGAGAGCCGCGGTCGTATCTGTGGAGAAGAACGGGCTGCCAGTACCGGCTGCAAAAACAACTACTCTGCCCTCCTTAAGTTGGCGTGATGCCTTGCGTCGGATAAACGGCTCAGCAACATTCTTCATTTCGATAGCAGACTGGACAATGCAAGGCACTCCTTCAGCCTCCAATGCACTCTGCACAGCCAGAGCATTCATCACTGTAGCAAGCATACCTACATAATCTGCAGTCGCTCGATCCATGCCCCTAGCGCTCGCGCTCGCTCCACGCCAGAAATTACCGCCACCGACTACGATAGCGATTTCCATTCCAGTGGAATGAGCGGCTTTAATTTCACAAGCGATTCGCTCAACAATTTCTGGGGAGATGTTATCTTGGCTTCCTGATTCTCGCAGGGCTTCTCCACTCAGTTTAAGGACTACACGTTTGAAGGATCGATCAGTTTTACTCATAGCGCGGCTGCGTTTAGGAAACAGGTCAGCTGATGAATTGAAAAGCTTATTCCTTAAATGAGGTCGATTTTTCCCCAGCCGATCCTAGAATTTATGGATTTCGCCTTCTGTTGGAAGCTCGTCCTCATCCTCAGGCTCCTCGATCAGAGGCTCAATCTTCGGCACTTTAATGACGAACTGCTCACCTAGTTCCCGGAAACTTTGATTCTTGAGGCCTAGACCTTCAATGCTAATGGCGCACTTCAAATCTTTACGTAGATGGGCGTCAGCATATGCCTGCAAGGTTTTCTTGATGGCAGTCACGGCCAGCTTAATGGAATCCCGGGCACCAACTTCCATGTCCTCTGGTGTGACTATCTTGGAAAGATCAAAGACGATCAACAGACCTTTGTCATTGAGTGTAGGCTGGACCGAGATATTGTAGAGCACTAACAGATTAGCCTCCTTCTCTTCGTAGGTCCCGATACTTTGCATTTGATGCTGGAGACCAACAGCACATACCAGCGCCTCTGGCAATGCACCAGAGAGAACCATGGGACGAGACATCACCACCCCAAATGCAACCCCGCTCTCCATCCCAGGCACGCCATCAACATCAGTGCCGTGCAATGATATTGGCTGCCAAACCGGATACACCGCCTTGGTGGACGAGAAGGCAGTTAAGGCCGTTGCGATAAGTACAGTTAGAGTCTTAAGCATGACATTGTTACCCTAGATGGATAGATCCGGCTAGGCGAGTGAAAAGAGTTTATCTCCCACGGAAAGTGGTGATGCCTTCAGAAAATCCTCCACCCCCATGCGGCGGCTGCCCTCAACCTGCAGCTCATGTATGCGAACAGAGCCAGAACCACAGGCGACGATTAATTCACCATCTAGTTTCAGCACTTCGCCGGGTTCACCGCTGAGTCCAGATACGACATCCAGCCCAGGGAAGATCTTGATCCTCTTGGTACGGCCTTTAGCATCCTGGAAACAAGTATAAGTGCCAGGCCATGGATCATAGGCGCGCACCCTTCTCTCAATCTGCTCAGCTGAACTCCCCCAATCAATCTGGCCGTGTTCACGCAGCAACTTGGGAGAATAACTAGCCAAGGAATCATCCTGGGCAGTGCGCGATGCAACACCATCGAACAATTCCTGGAGAGCCTGCAACATAGCCCCGGGAGCGACTGCGGCCAACTCGTCATGAAGTTGCCCTCCAGTGGTTGCTGACCCAATGGCCACCTTACTACTAAGAATGATATCACCCTCATCAAGCCTTGGAGAGACATGCATCACTGTGATACCCGTCTCGGAATCCCCTTCATCAATAGCGCTCTGAATACAGGAAGCACCTCTGAATTTGGGGAGCAGGGACGCATGCAAGTTGATACAGGCAACACTCGGCATCTCCAGTAACGCTTTCGGCAGAATTTGGCCATAGGCCATCACCACAATCACATCGGCAGCAAGTGCCCGAATCTTCTCAAGCTCGTCAGCCCCCCTCACCTTTTCTGGCTGCAAGACCTGAATACCATGACTCAAGGCAACTTCTTTGATCTGCGGTGGTGTCATCACCATTTTACGGCCGACTGGCTTATCAGGCTGAGTTACGAGAGCCACAAGTTCGTAATTACTGGACAGCAGAGCCTCGAAGGAAGGAATGGCGATATCGCCAGTCCCCATGAAAAGGATACGTTTCTTATCTTGCATGACGTCTAGGTATGAAAAAAGAGCTGCCGAGGCAGCCCTTTAGGAAAAAGTAGAAAAAGGTTAAATAACCACTTTATTCATCTCTCCGTATACTGGAAGCTCCAGAATACGACTGATGATATCATTGAGAACTTTGATCGGCTGCTGAGCAGCATCGATATCAGTACGAATGGACTCAGGGTAGAACTCCAGGATTGGCTTGGTTTCGGCCTCATAGGTTCTGATGCGCTCCTCGATCACCTTGTCTGATGCATCATCCATGCGGTTATCTCTCAGGGCACGTTTACGCATGCGGCGAGCGAGTTCTTCGCGATTTGGGCAAGAAAGATGGAAGACCTGAAGCACATCAACATACTCAGAAAGGATTTCAGCCTGACGAACATTACGTGGAATGCCGTCTAGCACCAAGATGTCTGCATCCGGGAAATAAACATGGCTATCTTTCCAGTTTTCGATCTGTGCCTTCCACAACTCGATCGTCAGCTCATCTGGAACAAGCTGGCCCTTACTGGAGTACTCAACAAATTTTTTACCAAGTTCAGTGCGGGTATCCAGTGAGCGGAAGACGTCACCACAGGCGCAATGGAAGAAGCGCGGCACCATGCCTAATGCTTTGCCTTGAGTGCCTTTGCCGGACCCAGGAGCACCAAGAATGAGAATTGCAGGTCGCTTTGAGCGGGTTTCTGTTGCCATAGAAGCGGCAGTGTAGTGCCCACTACCTCGAGCGCAAGAGGAATTCTGCGCTCATGACACCAGGCTAGCCACATGACTCTTGGCTGCCTCAAGAAACTCCTGGGTAATCGGCTTCAGTGATCCTTGATACACGGCCCCGATGACTAGTGGAGGAAAGCCGTCCAATGGCAGCAACTGACACCCCTGATAAAGATTGACCCCAGGGATAGCCACAGTGATCCCCGCGCCGAAGCCTCTCCCCACATAGCGCTGGATCACATCGAGTGCATTCACTTCCATACTGACCTCCCAGCGTACCGATTGCTGATTGAGGCCTTGTTGAAACAACCTCTGCAGGGTCTCATTAGCCGGCAAGCCCACCAGAGGGATTTTACCAATTTTACCATCACCATAAGGGCAATCTTCAAGCAGATCTTCCAGGCTACTCACTTTGCAGGATGCTGGAACAGCTAAAGCCAGGGGGATCCTCATTAACTCAATGGACTTAAGCCCATCACTCAAGCGGTCATGTAACACGGTGACGGCCACATCGGCCTGCTGAGATGTCAGCAAGCCAAAGACTTCGGAAGGCTCAACCTCCTTCAAAGTCAACTTCAGATCCGGGGTTTTCAGCTTGAGCTTCTCAAGTACCTCAGGAAGATGGTTACCGAGGACTGAAGCCGACGCGGCAATCCTCAGATGGCTACTCTCCTCACCTTTCAACCGCTCCTCGATATCTGCCAGACGCGAAAAGAACGGGTAGGCAAAATCATACAAATCCTCACCCGCTTTAGTAAGGGCGAATGGCCGGCGATTAAACAGCTTTACCCCAAGCTCGTTTTCAAGCTGTAGGATCTGCCCACTGACCGCAGGTTGCTGAATGCCATAGGGCATTTTTCTAACCGCAGCAGTAATTCCCTCATACTTGGCTACGTAGTAGAACAACTCTAGGTGGTGAACATTCATCAGACATATGTTTAACAGGATATGTCCACCTATGGCAATCAACTATCACCATGGAGTAGCACCACACTTTCTCTTTCCAAGTCAGAATCAGTTTGTTAGCAGATGAAGAGTGTAAATAAATATTATGATGAATTCCTACCAGAAACACACTCCCCTGATGGGACTCATCGTTTTCAACTGCCTCTATATTGCTGGTGCCGTGGTAATGGCCATGCTAAACGGCAACACTGAATTCGTTTACTATGTGAGCGTGCTGATACTTCTTATTATCGGCGCATTCATAGCACACAAAAAGATCAATTATACTGCCCCCTTGCTCTGGGCACTCTCATTTTGGGGCCTAGCCCACCTAGCTGGTGGGCTGCTTGCCATCCCGGAAAATTGGCCCACCGATGGCGGCAAGCGGGTACTCTATTCGCTCTGGCTAATTCCAGGGAAGCTGAAGTACGACCAAATCGTCCACTGCTACGGCTTTGCAGTCACCACATGGCTCAGCTGGCAGACACTAGCGTCTATCATTCACCAGCGATACAAGCGACGCCTGCAGCCCACCTTCGGGGTCGTACTACTCTGTGCTACATCCTCTATGGGCTATGGTGCACTAAATGAAGTCATCGAATTCTTTGCAACTCTCATAATTTCTGAGACTAATGTGGGTGGATACGCAAACACCAGTTGGGACCTAGTTTATAATACCATTGGTGCCCTCCTGGCAGCTATTGCCATCTCGGCCAAGCAACGCTACTAAAACTGAATATGGCTAAAGGATACGATCAGCACAAGGAGCGCATGGAGACCCTCAACTACTTCGGTAAAGATTT
Above is a genomic segment from Rubritalea squalenifaciens DSM 18772 containing:
- the pyrH gene encoding UMP kinase; this encodes MSKTDRSFKRVVLKLSGEALRESGSQDNISPEIVERIACEIKAAHSTGMEIAIVVGGGNFWRGASASARGMDRATADYVGMLATVMNALAVQSALEAEGVPCIVQSAIEMKNVAEPFIRRKASRQLKEGRVVVFAAGTGSPFFSTDTTAALRASEMGADAILKATMVDGVYDADPKKNPEAKRFNKVSFQTCIVEQLKVMDSTAFTLCMDNDIPIIVFDLNVHGNITKAIVGQDIGTIVSKDSDEV
- the fmt gene encoding methionyl-tRNA formyltransferase, whose amino-acid sequence is MQDKKRILFMGTGDIAIPSFEALLSSNYELVALVTQPDKPVGRKMVMTPPQIKEVALSHGIQVLQPEKVRGADELEKIRALAADVIVVMAYGQILPKALLEMPSVACINLHASLLPKFRGASCIQSAIDEGDSETGITVMHVSPRLDEGDIILSSKVAIGSATTGGQLHDELAAVAPGAMLQALQELFDGVASRTAQDDSLASYSPKLLREHGQIDWGSSAEQIERRVRAYDPWPGTYTCFQDAKGRTKRIKIFPGLDVVSGLSGEPGEVLKLDGELIVACGSGSVRIHELQVEGSRRMGVEDFLKASPLSVGDKLFSLA
- a CDS encoding adenylate kinase family protein, with amino-acid sequence MATETRSKRPAILILGAPGSGKGTQGKALGMVPRFFHCACGDVFRSLDTRTELGKKFVEYSSKGQLVPDELTIELWKAQIENWKDSHVYFPDADILVLDGIPRNVRQAEILSEYVDVLQVFHLSCPNREELARRMRKRALRDNRMDDASDKVIEERIRTYEAETKPILEFYPESIRTDIDAAQQPIKVLNDIISRILELPVYGEMNKVVI
- a CDS encoding LysR family transcriptional regulator; protein product: MNVHHLELFYYVAKYEGITAAVRKMPYGIQQPAVSGQILQLENELGVKLFNRRPFALTKAGEDLYDFAYPFFSRLADIEERLKGEESSHLRIAASASVLGNHLPEVLEKLKLKTPDLKLTLKEVEPSEVFGLLTSQQADVAVTVLHDRLSDGLKSIELMRIPLALAVPASCKVSSLEDLLEDCPYGDGKIGKIPLVGLPANETLQRLFQQGLNQQSVRWEVSMEVNALDVIQRYVGRGFGAGITVAIPGVNLYQGCQLLPLDGFPPLVIGAVYQGSLKPITQEFLEAAKSHVASLVS